A region of Halalkaliarchaeum desulfuricum DNA encodes the following proteins:
- a CDS encoding M14 family metallopeptidase, whose amino-acid sequence MRVTELGEGVPEVAVVGGIHGDEPCGPTAIERFLAGDPDLERPVKFVVANEEALAAGVRYLDEDLNRAFPGSPDADTHEGQLAHRLASELRGSTVLSLHSTQSYAEPFALCDTVDEVIRGVVPHLPVDVLIETAQFTDGRLIEHAHTVEVECGLQGSEEATDNGYWLIRAFLTATGALSAPGAEEPVRTGAGNGEGIRVYRLEEKLPKPPAERYEVFARNFSRVQAGEPFAVADGSESVAQRDFYPVLLSAYGYEDVFGYAATKIGTLG is encoded by the coding sequence ATGAGAGTCACGGAACTGGGCGAGGGAGTTCCGGAGGTCGCGGTCGTGGGGGGCATCCACGGCGACGAGCCGTGCGGTCCGACCGCGATCGAGCGGTTTCTCGCCGGTGACCCCGACCTCGAACGCCCAGTAAAGTTCGTCGTCGCAAACGAGGAGGCGCTCGCGGCTGGAGTGCGGTATCTCGACGAGGACCTCAACCGTGCGTTCCCGGGATCCCCCGACGCCGACACCCACGAGGGACAACTCGCCCACCGCCTCGCCTCCGAACTCCGCGGCAGTACCGTGCTCTCGTTGCATTCGACGCAGTCGTACGCGGAGCCGTTCGCCCTGTGTGACACCGTCGACGAGGTGATCCGGGGTGTCGTCCCGCACCTTCCTGTAGACGTCCTCATCGAGACCGCCCAGTTCACCGACGGTCGCCTCATCGAACACGCCCACACCGTCGAGGTGGAGTGTGGCCTCCAGGGGAGCGAGGAGGCCACAGACAACGGCTACTGGCTGATCCGCGCGTTTCTCACCGCGACCGGTGCGCTGTCGGCCCCGGGTGCCGAAGAGCCCGTCCGAACCGGCGCCGGAAACGGCGAGGGGATCCGGGTGTACAGGCTCGAGGAGAAACTGCCGAAGCCGCCGGCCGAACGCTACGAGGTGTTCGCCCGAAACTTCAGCCGGGTACAGGCCGGCGAACCGTTCGCCGTCGCCGACGGCTCCGAATCGGTCGCACAGCGGGACTTCTATCCGGTGTTGCTGTCGGCGTACGGCTACGAAGACGTGTTCGGGTACGCCGCGACGAAGATCGGAACGCTGGGATGA
- a CDS encoding UPF0179 family protein, whose amino-acid sequence MPTVTLIGTRLAESGREFVYRGESPACEGCPYRAQCLNLTEGRRYRVVGVRENTQVLDCAVHDEGVQAVEVEPASVRANVPSRGVYAGSRASLAGPCPHTDCPSHEYCVPEGAEFDGEYRIEEVIGEPPHDYCALDRELTLVEFAPED is encoded by the coding sequence ATGCCGACTGTTACGCTCATTGGAACCCGCCTCGCGGAGTCCGGCCGCGAGTTCGTCTATCGGGGGGAGTCTCCGGCGTGCGAGGGGTGTCCCTACCGGGCGCAGTGTCTGAACCTCACGGAGGGACGACGCTACCGTGTTGTCGGCGTGCGCGAGAACACGCAGGTGCTCGACTGTGCCGTCCACGACGAGGGGGTTCAGGCGGTCGAAGTCGAACCCGCGTCCGTCCGCGCGAACGTTCCGTCGCGTGGGGTCTACGCCGGTTCGCGCGCCTCGCTTGCGGGACCGTGTCCCCACACGGACTGTCCCAGTCACGAGTACTGCGTTCCGGAAGGCGCCGAGTTCGACGGGGAGTATCGGATCGAGGAAGTGATCGGCGAACCCCCACACGACTACTGTGCGCTCGATCGAGAGCTCACACTCGTCGAGTTCGCACCGGAAGACTAA
- a CDS encoding YcaO-like family protein: MDIAVVGDGPAADAAEAGLADVDANVFAVEASLLDGFDRAIVVGTAGDDVFETADAALDRWIAVEIGGLGGHPLAEIDAAVTLFDRACYDCLRTRVAAGSAEPVETARGVRSAVRYAGAAAARRLIRALSGDDLGDTVLEEPGGERRLLPAPGCECTEPDEPQVDAVDRRVVLPDSTSAAGEAGPPLEDALGRAERAVDDRIGPVSQVGERESFPIPYYVAAAADTREFSDARAAEFAGGADTDWNRAFMKALGEGLERYCAGVYRGDGFRTATTATLREEAGERVVAPEAFVTPEGYRQGSDDGDDAAVDETDEGDSRPWVRGTILDAKAETRGESGTEGETEQANEGSDESSAWLPAESVFYPPVERRLKPAITTGLGLGNSTSEAVLSGLYEVLERDATMLAWYSTFDPLELEYDGELADLRKRARAESLAVSTLLVTQDVDVPVVAAAVHRDPAACSIPVDTGSDDWPAFAAGSGAALDPVAAARSALSEALQNWTELRAMGPERADEQGGAIGRYAGFPAEVQAFVDADASVPAETLGEPELSGRAELQAVLERLETEGLGAYAARTTTRDVAALGFEGVRVVVPEAQPLFTGDPFFGERARAVPETMGFEPRLDREYHPFP, from the coding sequence ATGGACATCGCTGTAGTCGGCGACGGCCCGGCCGCGGACGCGGCGGAGGCCGGCCTCGCGGACGTGGACGCGAACGTGTTCGCCGTCGAGGCGTCACTTCTGGACGGGTTCGACCGGGCGATCGTGGTCGGAACCGCCGGCGACGACGTCTTCGAAACGGCCGACGCCGCACTGGATCGGTGGATCGCCGTCGAGATCGGCGGCCTCGGCGGCCACCCCCTCGCGGAGATCGACGCCGCAGTCACCCTGTTCGACCGCGCCTGTTACGACTGCCTCCGGACCCGCGTTGCGGCCGGAAGCGCAGAACCCGTCGAGACCGCCCGCGGCGTGAGGTCGGCGGTCCGGTACGCCGGCGCCGCCGCCGCTCGCCGGCTCATCCGGGCGCTGTCGGGGGACGATCTCGGCGACACCGTCCTCGAGGAGCCGGGAGGTGAACGACGACTGTTGCCTGCTCCGGGCTGTGAGTGCACGGAACCGGACGAGCCACAGGTCGACGCAGTCGACCGTCGCGTGGTTCTCCCGGACTCGACCTCGGCTGCCGGCGAAGCCGGCCCGCCACTCGAGGACGCGCTCGGGCGCGCCGAGCGGGCGGTCGACGACCGGATCGGCCCCGTTTCGCAAGTTGGAGAGCGCGAGTCGTTCCCGATCCCCTACTACGTCGCCGCCGCCGCAGACACCAGGGAGTTCAGCGATGCCAGGGCCGCAGAGTTCGCCGGCGGCGCCGACACCGACTGGAACCGGGCGTTCATGAAGGCGCTCGGCGAAGGGCTCGAACGCTACTGCGCCGGGGTATACCGGGGCGACGGGTTCCGGACGGCGACGACAGCGACGCTCCGCGAGGAGGCGGGCGAGCGGGTCGTCGCCCCCGAGGCGTTCGTGACTCCGGAGGGATACCGACAGGGGAGCGACGACGGTGACGACGCCGCGGTGGACGAAACGGACGAAGGCGATTCGCGTCCGTGGGTGCGCGGGACCATACTGGACGCGAAAGCAGAAACGAGGGGGGAATCGGGAACCGAAGGAGAAACCGAACAGGCAAACGAGGGATCGGACGAAAGCTCCGCGTGGCTACCCGCCGAGTCCGTCTTCTATCCCCCCGTCGAACGCCGGCTCAAGCCGGCGATCACCACCGGACTCGGTCTGGGGAACTCGACGAGCGAAGCCGTCCTGTCCGGACTGTACGAGGTGCTCGAACGGGACGCGACGATGCTCGCGTGGTACTCGACGTTCGATCCGCTGGAACTCGAATACGACGGCGAACTCGCGGACCTGCGGAAGCGAGCCCGCGCCGAGTCCCTCGCGGTGTCGACGCTTCTTGTCACCCAGGACGTCGACGTCCCGGTCGTCGCCGCGGCAGTCCACCGCGACCCGGCGGCGTGTTCGATCCCCGTCGATACGGGGTCGGACGACTGGCCGGCGTTCGCCGCCGGGTCGGGTGCCGCGCTCGATCCCGTCGCCGCCGCCCGGTCGGCGCTCTCGGAAGCGCTACAGAACTGGACGGAGCTCCGGGCGATGGGACCGGAACGTGCCGACGAACAGGGGGGCGCGATCGGTCGATACGCCGGGTTCCCGGCGGAGGTACAGGCGTTTGTCGACGCTGACGCGAGCGTCCCGGCGGAGACGCTCGGCGAGCCGGAACTGTCCGGGCGGGCAGAGCTACAGGCGGTTCTCGAGCGGCTCGAAACCGAGGGACTCGGGGCGTATGCCGCCCGGACGACCACCCGCGACGTGGCGGCGCTCGGATTCGAGGGCGTACGCGTCGTGGTTCCGGAAGCGCAGCCGCTTTTCACCGGCGACCCCTTCTTCGGCGAGCGGGCCCGCGCAGTCCCCGAGACGATGGGGTTCGAACCGCGGCTCGATCGGGAGTACCACCCGTTCCCCTGA